One window of the Eucalyptus grandis isolate ANBG69807.140 chromosome 8, ASM1654582v1, whole genome shotgun sequence genome contains the following:
- the LOC104456748 gene encoding putative S-adenosyl-L-methionine-dependent methyltransferase MSMEG_1480/MSMEI_1444, translating to MTSVERLVRFGVAPALPVRPAKLMGACGVRMRAKLGGESDPFLQSALDAASLRFRETLQPEPLFVDPYAGCFVSTDDEVDMKKQTHHYCLATKYIDDKLLHTINRIDGLKQVVLLTDGVDTRPYRLNWPRSTLIFDISPDELYKEAAEKLEGVGAKISRSCLFYHIPLASSNLQKALHTKGFNGSRPSIWVIQGLPLINLASFEDILFVVSSMAMKGSLFLGELPRWLAETGIRRDFDSGKWMDKLFMSSGFRVDIISYDEVARNLGKQLTLEEYRKILFVAEQLQFSDAQMETWRREFQRFEEEGDEEGFEEL from the exons ATGACGAGTGTGGAGCGCTTGGTGCGGTTCGGAGTTGCGCCGGCCCTTCCTGTCCGGCCGGCGAAGCTGATGGGCGCTTGTGGCGTTCGAATGAGGGCGAAGCTCGGCGGCGAGAGCGACCCATTTCTCCAATCCGCCCTCGATGCCGCGTCTCTTCGTTTCCGAGAGACCCTTCAACCAG AGCCTCTTTTTGTCGATCCATATGCCGGTTGTTTTGTCTCTACTGATGATGAAGTGGACATGAAGAAGCAGACACACCATTACTGTCTTGCgactaaatatattgatgacaAGTTGCTTCACACTATCAATCGTATTGATGGGCTCAAGCAG GTTGTTTTGCTAACAGATGGCGTGGATACTCGTCCTTATAGACTTAATTGGCCAAGGTCAACCTTGATATTTGACATTTCTCCAGACGAATTATACAAAGAAGCGGCTGAAAAACTTGAAG GTGTTGGGGCTAAAATTTCAAGAAGTTGTTTATTCTATCACATCCCCTTGGCATCATCCAATTTGCAGAAGGCTTTGCACACAAAGGGCTTCAATGGAAGCCGGCCAAGTATATGGGTCATCCAG GGCTTGCCTCTTATAAATTTGGCAAGTTTCGAGGATATCTTGTTTGTTGTTAGTAGTATGGCCATGAAGGGTAGCCTTTTCTTGGGAGAATTGCCTCGCTGGCTGGCAGAGACTGGAATCAGAAGAGAT TTTGATTCTGGAAAATGGATGGACAAGCTTTTCATGAGCAGTGGTTTTCGAGTTGACATAATTAGCTATGACGAAGTTGCAAGGAACTTAGGCAAGCAATTGACATTGGAAGAATACAGAAAGATACTATTTGTTGCAGAACAGTTGCAATTTTCTGATGCTCAG ATGGAAACATGGAGGAGAGAATTCCAGAGATTCGAGGAAGAAGGGGATGAAGAAGGATTCGAGGAACTTTGA